The Alphaproteobacteria bacterium sequence ACATCTGCAAATCCGAGGGGGACTTGGCCATTTCATATTGAAAATATATCTTATAAAGCCCCTCTGCTGGATCAACCGTAGCTCTAAACCTCTGTATCCTATTTTGAGAATCAAATTTTAAGCTACCAATTATATTTTTCGTCTCATCGTAAGCACTCAATGCAACATATGGATTTTTTTCACTAACAAAACCTTTCATGTCTATCGAAATTACGCGTGGACCCTGGCTTTGCGAAAAGAATAAACTCATTTGCGAGTCAGACCCATTGGACCACGTTCCATCTTGCTCAGGATAAGAAAATCCCTTTATGAGCCGCATAAAGGACTGAGGGCGAAATTGAATCCGGATATTTCTAGGAAAATATGTTATCGGAGGGGTTACACTAGCCCTAGCTTCAATACATTTAATGAGGTTCGATTCAAAAAATGAGGAACTATTTCTCCATGTGAATTTGCGACTAACTACAAAAGCATCCTTGATCTTTTCTTCTCGCAATGCTTTTGACATAGAAGCAGCCTCCATAATTCTCGCCGCAAGAGATTCACAATTGTTCGCTTGATAGAATACAGAGCACTCCCTTTCTTTCAAGAACTCAAAGGCGGGAATATCTGGCACGATAACAGGAATTCCAAAATTTAACGCAAGCATCACAGAGCCGCTTGACATCATGTCTTCATGCTGTGCAAACACAATAAAATCAGAAGAGTTATAATAATCCTGGAGCTGATCTCCCGGACAAACTCCGTCGACAAATTTTGCATTCTTAATCCGCTTAATCCGATTCACTAAAGGCTTGTAATACGTCTCGTATTCAAATCCAATGTGACCTCCGGTAATTAAGAAAAGAATATTTTCTGCAGAATTAAATTTCTCCATTGCATCTACAAAAATATGTGTCTGCTTGTATCTTCTGATATTAGATAAAAAACTAATAACAGTTTTATCGACAGAAATTCCTAATTTTATTCTTGCTTCAGGCCTGGAAATGATGTTTGGATAATATTTTTCGTATTCACCGTGACGGGCAAACAACATTTTATTTAGACTTAATGTATAAAATTTTCTTAAGACTTTTGTTGTTTCGAAATTAAACAAATGAGTAATATCAGAAAGATCATGAAGTGATTGATTTTTTTGTTTTTCCAGCTCTAAAAAAGGATGCTCCACTTGAAAAGCATCATTCCACATATAAACATAAACTCCTCCCATTTTCCGGAATTTTGGAATATCTACGTGAACATAATTTATACATTCACTCCTGTAGGAATCTCTTGAAATATCCGGCGGTGCCCAACAAGGGAACAAATCACAATAAACAACAGGCTGCTGTGTTCTTTCAATTTCTTGCATCGCTTGCCCAAGAGTTCCCTCACTAACATCAAACTTTGAAGACATGGATGTATACAAAAGTTTGCTAAATGGATTAAAATCTCCAATATGCTGATAATATAATTTTACAGGATCTAAAAGAGTGGAAATTCCTTTCAAATACGTCAAAGAGGG is a genomic window containing:
- a CDS encoding glycosyltransferase; the encoded protein is MQGASSLFLNAIVKNNTLQLTLEKEPIVISRKLKDHIFQNLRNNDNLSPSLTYLKGISTLLDPVKLYYQHIGDFNPFSKLLYTSMSSKFDVSEGTLGQAMQEIERTQQPVVYCDLFPCWAPPDISRDSYRSECINYVHVDIPKFRKMGGVYVYMWNDAFQVEHPFLELEKQKNQSLHDLSDITHLFNFETTKVLRKFYTLSLNKMLFARHGEYEKYYPNIISRPEARIKLGISVDKTVISFLSNIRRYKQTHIFVDAMEKFNSAENILFLITGGHIGFEYETYYKPLVNRIKRIKNAKFVDGVCPGDQLQDYYNSSDFIVFAQHEDMMSSGSVMLALNFGIPVIVPDIPAFEFLKERECSVFYQANNCESLAARIMEAASMSKALREEKIKDAFVVSRKFTWRNSSSFFESNLIKCIEARASVTPPITYFPRNIRIQFRPQSFMRLIKGFSYPEQDGTWSNGSDSQMSLFFSQSQGPRVISIDMKGFVSEKNPYVALSAYDETKNIIGSLKFDSQNRIQRFRATVDPAEGLYKIYFQYEMAKSPSDLQMWDDKRILAVQFMNICLSDEL